The following coding sequences lie in one Rutidosis leptorrhynchoides isolate AG116_Rl617_1_P2 chromosome 6, CSIRO_AGI_Rlap_v1, whole genome shotgun sequence genomic window:
- the LOC139851643 gene encoding phosphatidylinositol:ceramide inositolphosphotransferase 1-like, with protein sequence MSFYIGREASKLWKRICAETTTEINLLVENWKYILGGLICQYIHGLAARGVHYFHRPGPLLQDTGFYLLPELGPERAYVSETVFTFIFLSFVLWTFHPFMFKTKKIYTVLIWCRVLAFLVACQMLRIFTFYSTILPGPNYHCREGSRLATLPRPDNLLEVLLIIPRGVLYGCGDLIFSSHMIFSLVFVLTYQKYGTRRFIKQCAWLIAVVQSLLIIASRKHYTVDIVVAWYTVILVVFFVDHNLPEMPDRSIGALLLPLSKDSRIKEVNKLVNGNTGDPIQRPRSQANGKVNEDSDNVHVEVLDTA encoded by the exons ATGTCGTTTTACATTGGTCGTGAGGCTTCAAAG CTATGGAAAAGAATTTGTGCTGAAACTACTACAGAAATCAATCTTCTTGTTGAGAATTGGAAGTATATTCTCGGTGGTTTAATTTGCCAG TATATTCATGGTTTGGCAGCTAGAGGAGTTCATTATTTTCATCGCCCGGGACCACTTCTTCAGGACACTGGCTTCTATCTGCTTCCT GAACTTGGGCCGGAGAGAGCGTATGTTAGTGAGACCGTATTCACTTTTATCTTTCTATCCTTTGTCTTG TGGACCTTCCATCCTTTCATGTTCAAGACTAAAAAGATCTACACAGTTCTCATATGGTGCAGGGTCCTTGCTTTTTTAGTT GCTTGTCAAATGCTTCGTATTTTTACATTCTATTCAACTATACTGCCTGGTCCAAACTACCACTGTCGTGAG GGTTCACGCCTTGCAACGCTACCTCGTCCTGATAATCTTCTAGAAGTTCTATTAATTA TTCCCCGGGGCGTTCTTTATGGTTGTGGTGATTTGATATTCTCATCTCATATGATATTTTCTCTAGTATTCGTTCTGACATATCAAAAATATGGCACACGAAG ATTTATAAAGCAGTGTGCATGGTTAATTGCTGTGGTTCAAAGCTTGTTAATTATTGCATCTCGTAAGCATTACACAGTTGACATTGTTGTGGCCTG GTACACAGTTATTTTAGTTGTGTTTTTCGTTGACCACAACTTGCCAG AGATGCCTGATCGCAGCATAGGCGCACTTCTGTTGCCGTTGAGCAAGGATAGTCGAATTAAAGAAGTAAATAAGCTTGTGAACGGCAACACTGGAGATCCTATACAG AGGCCGAGAAGTCAAGCGAATGGGAAGGTGAATGAAGATAGTGACAACGTACACGTTGAAGTACTGGATACTGCATAG